From Inquilinus sp. Marseille-Q2685:
CACCGGGATCTCGAGGTCGTCGAGCGACTGGCGCTGCAGCGACAGCCGCTCCGGCGGCTCGCCGAGCAGCAGGGCCAGGGCCGTCTCGGTCTGCTGGCGCTGCTGCTCCAGCGGCGGGATCGCGGCCTTCTGCTGCGCCACCACCGTGCGCTGCTGCGCCACGTCGAGGGCCGAGGCGGCGCCCGCCCGCTCCTGCGCCAGCACCACGTTCAGCACCTGCTGGGCGTTGGCCAGGTTGTCCCGCGCGATCGCCAGCCGGTCCTGGAACTCCAGCACCTGCATGTAGGTGGTGGCGGTGCTCGAGGTGACGGTCAGGGCGACGGTGTCGCGGTCGTAGCGGCTGGCCAGCGCCGAGGCCTGCGCCGATTGCAGCGCCGCCCGGTTCTTGCCCCAGAGGTCGATCTCGTAGCTGGCCGAGAGCCCGGCCGAGAACTGGTCGCTGACCGTCCGGCTCGAGCCGGTACCGAAGCTGCTGGCGCGCTCCGGCGACACCGAATGCGAGGCATCGCCCGTCGCCCCGACGCTGGGCAGCAGCGGCGCGCCGGCGATCCGCGCCTGGGCGTCGGCCTGCAGCACCCGGGCCACAGCCGCGCCGATGTCCTGGTTGTTCCGCTGGGCAGTGCGGATCAGGCTGTCGAGCTGGGACGAGCCGAAGCTGCGCCACCATGTCGTCTCCGGCCAGGTGGTGCCGGCCGGCCCATCCGCCTTCCAGCCGCCGGGGATGTCGAGGGCGGGCTTGTCGTCCTCCGGCCCGGCGCAGCCGGCCAGCAGGGCGAGGGTCAGGACCGCCGCGAGAGGGCGATGAAAGCGGAACGGACGCGGCATGGTCACTCGGCGGAGAGGGCGACGACGGGGTCGAGGGTGGCGGCCTTGCGCGCCGGCATATAGCCGAAGACTAGGCCGGTGAGGAAGGCGCAGCCGAAGGCCAGCAGCACCGGCCCGGGCGAGAACTGGATCGGCGTGCCGAAGGCCTGCAGCGCCGCCGCCACCCCCAGGCCGCCGGCCACGCCGACGGCCCCGCCGATCGCCGAGACCACCACGGATTCGGTGATGAACTGCTGCAGGATGTCGCGCATCCGGGCCCCGGTCGCCATCCTTACCCCGATCTCGCGCGTCCGCTCGGTGACGCTGACCAGCATGATGTTCATCACCCCGATGCCGCCGACCAGCAGCGAGATGGCGGCGACCGAACCGAGCAGGATGGTCAGCGTGTTCTGCGTCGCCGAGACGGTCTCGATCAGCGACGACATGTTGCGGATCTGCACGTCCGGACGGCGGTGCCGCTCCTCCAGCAGCGCCTGCACCTCGGCCTGGGTCTCGTCGATCCGGGCCGTGTCCTCGACCTGCACGGTGATTGAGCGGACGAAGCGCTTGCCGAACATCCGCAAGCTGCCGGTCGACAGCGGCATGAAGACGATGTCGTCCTGGTCGGCGCCGTAGGGCGTCGCGCCCTTCGCCTCCATCAGCCCGATCACCTGGAACGGGATGTTGTTGACCAGGACGTAGCGGCCCAGCGGGTCGACGCCCTCCGGGAACAGGATCCGCGCCGCGGTCTGCCCCAGCACGATCACCGGGGCGTAGCTGGCCTGGTCCCCCGCCGAGACGAAACTGCCGCGCTCGACCGACCAGTTGCGCGCCCGGGTGAAGTCCGGCGTCGTCGCGTCGGCCTGCGTCGAGTAGTCGGTGTTGCCGTAGCGCAGGGTGACGGTGCCGGTCAGCTCCGGCACCGCGGCGGCGACGTTGGGCACTTCCGCCAGCGCCTCGGCATCCTCCGGCACCAGCGTCGCGATCACCCCGTCGGCGGTGCGGTTGTTGCTCTGCGCCGGGCGGATCAGCAGCAGGTCGGTGCCCATCGCCGAGATGCGGTCGACCACCGACTGCTTCGCCCCGTCGCCGATCGCCAGCATGGCGATCACCGCGCCGACGCCGATGACGATGCCGAGCAGCGTCAGGATGGTGCGGAACAGGTTGGCGCGCAGGGCCCGCAGCGCCATCTTCACCGCCTCCGCCATGTCGGCGACGCCCAGCGCGCCGGCATCGCCGCCATGGGTCACATCGGCTCCGGCCGCGGTCACCGCGGGTCCGCGCACGCCGCTGTCGCCGACGATCCGCCCGTCCCGGATCTCGATCAGCCGGTGCGCGTGCTCCGCCACCGCCCGGTCATGGGTGATCAGGATGACGGTGCGGCCGGCCTCGCTCATCCGCTTCAGCAGTGCCATCACCTCGGCGCCGCTGCGGCTGTCCAGCGCGCCGGTCGGCTCGTCGGCCAGGATCACCCGGCCGCCATTCATCAGTGCCCGGGCGATCGACACGCGCTGCTGCTGGCCGCCCGACAGCTGGTTCGGCCGGTGGTCGGTGCGGTCGGCGAGGCCGAGCGAGGCTAGCAGCTGCTCCGCCCGCTCGCGCCGCTCGGCGGCGGCGATGCCGGCATAGATCGCCGGCACCTCTACATTCTCGGCCGCGGTGGCGGACGGGATCAGGTTGTAGCTCTGGAAGATGAAGCCGAAGGTCTCGCGCCGCAGATGCGCCAGGGCATCGCCGTCCAGCGTCGCCACATCGGTGCCGTCGACCCGGTAGGTCCCGGTGGTCGGCCGGTCGAGGCAGCCGAGGATGTTCATCAGCGTCGACTTGCCGGAGCCCGAAGCGCCCATGATAGCGACGAACTCGCCGGGGTGGATCTCCAGCGAGATGCCGTGCAGCACCTCCACCGCCAGGTCGCCGTTGACATAGGTCTTGGTGACGTCGCGCAGCGACACCAGCGGCCGGGTGGCGGCCCGGCCGGACGTCCCGTGGACCGGCTCGCGGATGTCCATCACAGCCTCGGGGTCCGCACCGGCCCGGATGGCGGCGCGGCATTCGGCCGGCGGCTGCCGGTGATCACCTGCTCGCCCGGCTCCAGCCCGCTCAGGATCTCCGCCTGCGCCCGGTTGGTCACGCCGACGGTCACGGCGCGGGTCTCGACCGATCCGCTCGGCTTCAGCACGCGGACCGTGGCCCGCCCCGGCGCGGCCGAGGAGGTGCCGGGCGACAGGCCCGACAGGGCCGTGACCGGCACCAGCAGCGTGTCCTGGGCCGCGGCCGAGACGAAGAACACCTGCGCCGTCATCTGCGTCATCAGCGCGCCGTCCTGGTTCGGCACGTCGAACAAGGCGTTGTAGAGCACGACGTTGTTGACCACCTCCGGCGTCGGCTGGATCTGCCGCAGCGCGCCGTACCAGCGCTTGTCGGGCATGCCGAGGGTGGTGAAATAGGCGGTCATGCCGAGCCGAAGCCGGCTGACATCGGCCTCCGACACCTGCGCCTCGACGGTCATGGTCGTCAGGTCCGCGACCTGGACGATGATCGGCGCCGACTGGTTGGCGTTCAGCGTCTGGCCCCGGCGCGCCGACTGCGACACCACCGTGCCGTCGATCGGCGCATAGATCTTGGTGTAGCCGAGATTGGCCTCGTCGCCCTTCAGGGTCGACTGGATCTGGCGGGTCTGGGCGTCGATTGCGTCCAGCTGGGCCTGGGCCGCGGCATAAGCCGCCTCGGCCACCTGCAGCGCGTCGTCGCTGGTGGCGCGGGACGCCTTCAGGTTGCGCTGCCGCTCGGCCTGCTGCCGGGCCAGCAGCAGCTGCGCCTCCTTCTCCGCCCGCTGGGCGGCGAGGTTGGCGATCTGCGCCCGGTCGGCCTCGACCCGCGACTGGTAGACGGTGGGGTCGATCTCGGCCAGCAGGTCGCCGGCCTTGACCCGGTCGCCGATCGCGACATGCAGGGTCCTGAGCTGGCCGGAGACCTGGGTGCCGACATCGACATAGCTGAGCGGCTGCAGCGTCCCGAGCGCCGTGATCGCGTCCTCGATGTCGCCCCGCTCGGCCGTCGCCGTGATCCAGAGCTGATCGGGCGCGACCGCCCGGCCCCAGCGGTACCAGGCGCCGCCGGCCACCGTCAGGCCGAGCACCAGCAGCGCCAGCAGCAGGAAGCGGCGCCGGCGGGATGACTTGCGCGTTGTCCGGGTCGGTCCGGGCAAGGGCGGCGGCGCCGCCTCCCGCAGCCTCGGCTCGATCTCAGTCCTGGTGTCCGGCATTCCCCTCGGCCCGCACTGGTGTCGTCCCTTCACGGCCCGGCTGGGAATTTCCGGCGCAAGGCCGCCTCTGATCCGGCTGGTCTGGCCGAGGCGACCCGATTATATCGTTTCGCAGGCCTCCTGGCCCCAGACTCCGATACGGCTTCTCCGACACGGCTATCGAGGCAGGCATGGCCCGTGCGGCTGGTATTGCGCTTTCCGTCCTACTCCTGACCGCCCCGGTCCAGGCGGCGCCGGCCTCCTGCGGCCCGCACGACGTGGTGGCCGACTATCTGGCGCGTGCCTTCCAGGAGACGCCGGCGGGTGCCGGCACGGCCAACAGCGGCGGCCGGGTCGAGCTGTTCACGGCGCCGAAGGGGCGGAGCTGGACCCTGCTCTACACCGGTCCGGACGGGCAGTCCTGCATGATCGCCGCCGGCCGCAGCTGGGCCCCGCCCCTGCCCGGCCCGGACGAGGAGACCACCAGGCCGCGCTGAGCTCAGCCCTTGGTGGCGGCGATCAGCGGATGGACCACCCGGTCGCCCGGCCTGATGTCGAGGAACCGGGCGATGCCGCCGTTCAGCTCCAGCACCGCCTTGGCCGGCCCGTCCGAGCTCCGGGGGTCCAGGGTCTGCGGCGGCACCTTCTCCAGGATGTTGGCGATCGTCCCGTCGGTGCGGATGAAGATCATGTCCAGCGGGATCAGCGTGTTCTTCATCCAGAAGGCCTGCGGCCCGGCCTGGTCGAACACGAACAGCATGCCGGCATCCGGCGCCATCTTTTCTCGGAACATCAGGCCGCGCTGCTGCTGCTCCGGCGTCAGCGCCAGCTCGACCGTGAAGTGGAAGCTCTTGCCCGCCGCGGTCTCGATGGTCAGGTCGCTGGTCTTGGGCTGGGCCGCCTCCTGTGCCGGGACGGAACCGGCGGCGACCAGCAGCAGGGCGAAAGCGGCGAGGAGCGTCTTCATCATCGTCCCATCTCGTCAGGGTGCCATGACGGCGCGGATCACATCCCGGACCTCCGGCCGCACCGGGCCCGGCCGCGGCACGTCGTCCATGCGGTCGAACCAGGCGGGCTCGGGCGGGGTGCCGCGGCGGCGCGACCAGGACAGGCCGGCCAGCACTGCGCGGGACTCCGCGGTCAGCGGCGCCGCCGGGTCGAAGCCGTTGAGCACCGCCCAGACCCCGGCCCAGCAGCGCCCGACAGTCCAGGGATTGTAGCCTCCGCCCCCCAGCACCAGCAGGCGCGGCGCGACGTCGCGCACCGCCGCCACCACGTCCCACAGGGCGTGGTTGGACAGCGACAGGCGGCTCAGCGGATCATCATGCAGCGCGTCGGCGCCGCATTGCAGCACCACGACCTGCGGGCGGAAGCGCTCGACCAGCGGCAGCAGCGCCTGGTCGCGCACCGCCGCCATCTCGTCGTCGTTCAGCTCGCGCGGCATCGGCAGGTTGCGGGCGTTGCCGCCGCCGCGGTCCTCGACCGCGCCGGTGAACGGCCAGCGCTGCGCCTCGTGCACCGAGACGGTCAGGACGCGAGCGTCGCCGGCGAAGGCATCCTGCACCCCGTCGCCGTGATGGGCATCGACGTCGAGATAGGCGATGCGGTCGACGCCGCGGTCGAGCAGGTCGAGGATCGCCAGCACCGGGTCGTTGAAGTAGCAGAAGCCCGAGGCACGGTCGGGCCGGCCGTGATGCAGCCCGCCGGCTGGGCTGTAGACCACAGCGTCCTCGGCCACGAGGCCGGCGCCGAGGACAGAGGAGCCGCAGGCCGTGGCCGGGCGGCG
This genomic window contains:
- a CDS encoding efflux transporter outer membrane subunit produces the protein MPRPFRFHRPLAAVLTLALLAGCAGPEDDKPALDIPGGWKADGPAGTTWPETTWWRSFGSSQLDSLIRTAQRNNQDIGAAVARVLQADAQARIAGAPLLPSVGATGDASHSVSPERASSFGTGSSRTVSDQFSAGLSASYEIDLWGKNRAALQSAQASALASRYDRDTVALTVTSSTATTYMQVLEFQDRLAIARDNLANAQQVLNVVLAQERAGAASALDVAQQRTVVAQQKAAIPPLEQQRQQTETALALLLGEPPERLSLQRQSLDDLEIPVIAAGLPSSLLDRRPDIQNADAQLLAARFNVKEAKAQLFPSIQLTGQGGFQSAALGTLFNSANTLYSLAASLTQPIFEGGALRGAVQLTQAQYQELGQTYVKTVLAAFGDVENALIATQQTGLAYQAQQEVVAQAREAFRLSDAQYRAGAVDLLTVLNAQQSYFSARDQLVQAKSDRLQAAVALYKALGGGWSAGSVKTAAAS
- a CDS encoding MacB family efflux pump subunit, giving the protein MDIREPVHGTSGRAATRPLVSLRDVTKTYVNGDLAVEVLHGISLEIHPGEFVAIMGASGSGKSTLMNILGCLDRPTTGTYRVDGTDVATLDGDALAHLRRETFGFIFQSYNLIPSATAAENVEVPAIYAGIAAAERRERAEQLLASLGLADRTDHRPNQLSGGQQQRVSIARALMNGGRVILADEPTGALDSRSGAEVMALLKRMSEAGRTVILITHDRAVAEHAHRLIEIRDGRIVGDSGVRGPAVTAAGADVTHGGDAGALGVADMAEAVKMALRALRANLFRTILTLLGIVIGVGAVIAMLAIGDGAKQSVVDRISAMGTDLLLIRPAQSNNRTADGVIATLVPEDAEALAEVPNVAAAVPELTGTVTLRYGNTDYSTQADATTPDFTRARNWSVERGSFVSAGDQASYAPVIVLGQTAARILFPEGVDPLGRYVLVNNIPFQVIGLMEAKGATPYGADQDDIVFMPLSTGSLRMFGKRFVRSITVQVEDTARIDETQAEVQALLEERHRRPDVQIRNMSSLIETVSATQNTLTILLGSVAAISLLVGGIGVMNIMLVSVTERTREIGVRMATGARMRDILQQFITESVVVSAIGGAVGVAGGLGVAAALQAFGTPIQFSPGPVLLAFGCAFLTGLVFGYMPARKAATLDPVVALSAE
- a CDS encoding efflux RND transporter periplasmic adaptor subunit; its protein translation is MPDTRTEIEPRLREAAPPPLPGPTRTTRKSSRRRRFLLLALLVLGLTVAGGAWYRWGRAVAPDQLWITATAERGDIEDAITALGTLQPLSYVDVGTQVSGQLRTLHVAIGDRVKAGDLLAEIDPTVYQSRVEADRAQIANLAAQRAEKEAQLLLARQQAERQRNLKASRATSDDALQVAEAAYAAAQAQLDAIDAQTRQIQSTLKGDEANLGYTKIYAPIDGTVVSQSARRGQTLNANQSAPIIVQVADLTTMTVEAQVSEADVSRLRLGMTAYFTTLGMPDKRWYGALRQIQPTPEVVNNVVLYNALFDVPNQDGALMTQMTAQVFFVSAAAQDTLLVPVTALSGLSPGTSSAAPGRATVRVLKPSGSVETRAVTVGVTNRAQAEILSGLEPGEQVITGSRRPNAAPPSGPVRTPRL
- a CDS encoding DUF192 domain-containing protein translates to MMKTLLAAFALLLVAAGSVPAQEAAQPKTSDLTIETAAGKSFHFTVELALTPEQQQRGLMFREKMAPDAGMLFVFDQAGPQAFWMKNTLIPLDMIFIRTDGTIANILEKVPPQTLDPRSSDGPAKAVLELNGGIARFLDIRPGDRVVHPLIAATKG
- a CDS encoding acetoin utilization protein AcuC; translated protein: MAAARPILIGSEVYRHSSYGPKHPLAIPRVSTALDLIRAQGWLADGQYRDGPLAGVEALTRFHHPDYVAAVQDAERDQDLDPARRQRHNLGGVENPIFAEVFRRPATACGSSVLGAGLVAEDAVVYSPAGGLHHGRPDRASGFCYFNDPVLAILDLLDRGVDRIAYLDVDAHHGDGVQDAFAGDARVLTVSVHEAQRWPFTGAVEDRGGGNARNLPMPRELNDDEMAAVRDQALLPLVERFRPQVVVLQCGADALHDDPLSRLSLSNHALWDVVAAVRDVAPRLLVLGGGGYNPWTVGRCWAGVWAVLNGFDPAAPLTAESRAVLAGLSWSRRRGTPPEPAWFDRMDDVPRPGPVRPEVRDVIRAVMAP